A stretch of Equus caballus isolate H_3958 breed thoroughbred chromosome 11, TB-T2T, whole genome shotgun sequence DNA encodes these proteins:
- the KCNJ16 gene encoding inward rectifier potassium channel 16 — translation MSYYGSSYPIVNVDPKYPGYPPEHVIAEKRRARRRLLHKDGSCNVYFKHIFGEWGSYVVDIFTTLVDTKWRHMFVIFSLSYILSWLIFGSIFWLIAFHHGDLLNDPDITPCVDNVHSFTGAFLFSLETQTTIGYGYRCVTEECSVAVLMVILQSILSSIINTFIIGAALAKMATARKRAQTIRFSYFALIGMRDGKLCLMWRIGDFRPNHVVEGTVRAQLLRYTEDSEGRMTMAFKDLKLVNDQIILVTPVTIVHEIDQESPLYALDRKAVAKDNFEILVTFIYTGDSTGTSHQSRSSYVPREILWGHRFNDVLEVKRKYYKVNCLQFEGSVEVYAPFCSAKQLDWKDQQLHNMEKAPPVRSSSTSDTKVRRRSFSAVAIVSSCENPEETTTSATDECKEAPYQKALLTLNRISVESQM, via the coding sequence ATGAGCTATTACGGCAGCAGCTATCCGATTGTAAATGTGGACCCCAAATACCCAGGCTACCCCCCAGAGCATGTTATAGCTGAGAAGAGAAGAGCGAGAAGACGCCTGCTCCACAAAGATGGCAGTTGCAACGTGTACTTCAAGCACATTTTTGGAGAATGGGGAAGCTATGTGGTCGACATTTTCACCACTCTTGTAGACACCAAGTGGCGCCATATGtttgtgatattttctttatcttatatTCTCTCCTGGTTGATATTTGGCTCTATCTTTTGGTTAATAGCCTTTCATCATGGAGATCTGTTAAATGATCCGGACATTACACCCTGTGTTGACAACGTCCATTCTTTTACAGGCGCGTTTTTATTCTCCCTTGAGACCCAAACTACCATAGGTTATGGTTACCGCTGTGTCACTGAAGAATGCTCTGTGGCAGTGCTCATGGTGATTCTTCAGTCCATTTTAAGCAGCATCATAAATACCTTCATTATTGGAGCTGCCTTGGCCAAAATGGCAACCGCTCGAAAGAGAGCACAAACCATTCGGTTCAGCTATTTTGCACTCATTGGCATGAGAGATGGGAAGCTTTGCCTCATGTGGCGCATTGGTGATTTCCGACCAAACCATGTGGTAGAAGGCACAGTTAGAGCCCAACTTCTCCGCTACACAGAAGACAGCGAAGGGCGGATGACAATGGCATTTAAAGACCTAAAGTTAGTCAATGACCAGATCATCCTTGTCACACCAGTAACTATTGTCCATGAAATTGACCAAGAGAGCCCTCTGTATGCCCTTGACCGAAAAGCAGTGGCCAAAGATAACTTTGAGATTTTGGTGACATTTATCTATACTGGTGATTCCACTGGGACATCCCACCAATCCAGAAGTTCCTATGTTCCCCGAGAAATTCTCTGGGGGCATAGGTTTAATGATGTCTTGGAAGTTAAGAGAAAGTATTACAAAGTGAACTGTTTGCAGTTTGAGGGAAGTGTTGAAGTCTATGCTCCCTTTTGCAGTGCCAAACAATTGGACTGGAAAGACCAGCAGCTCCACAACATGGAGAAAGCCCCACCAGTCCGAAGCTCCAGCACATCAGATACCAAGGTCAGAAGAAGGTCATTTAGTGCAGTTGCCATTGTCAGCAGCTGTGAAAACCCAGAGGAGACCACCACCTCTGCCACAGATGAGTGTAAAGAAGCACCTTATCAGAAAGCTCTCCTGACTTTAAATAGAATCTCTGTAGAATCCCAAATGTAG